The region AACAAACGGTCACAAAAGGAAAACCACGAAAATTCGGGACTTGCTCACTACCTACAAGTCAAACAGTAGTCAGCTAGTCAGCATTTGAGTTCTTCCAGTACCTTCATTACAGAGAACTCCACCCTACCCCCGACTTTTACTAAAATTTCCCAAGTGTGTCAAgtcattgggaaagaggtacaaACGGGGCTGGCCATGGCTGCGCGGTCCCCATTCGGgtctgcttatttttattaacttcacATACAAGCCCTTTAGGTGGCTCGTTTCCCCCAACTCCTCCTGCAGTTCGACCACCCGGCGCAGAACTGAGCGCCTCGCAGCTTCCAGCCGGAGAATAACACACGCTTCCCGCTCGGCTGCCCACGCCGGCCGCGAAAGCGGCCCGAGGTCACCGCTGAAGAATGACAGCCCTGATGCCAACCCGGAGACCCGCGTGTAAAGGGGCCGCCACGGGACATAAACTTTTTTAACCTATGGAGcaacggtgggggggggggttgagaggGGAGAGGAACCCGACGGCCACCCAGCCCTGGTGAGGTGCCTCGGGCCAGATCCCGAGACTTCCCGGGACCGATCGCCCTCAGGGAACGGACTTATGCCACCTGCAGGTGCCCCGAGGCCCGGGGAGGGGCGGGCGGGAGGAGACGGCGAGGTGCAAAGGGCGCCCGGCCGCGGCGCCAGCACTCGGTGCCCGCGGCTGTCGCTGCCCCGCGGGCTTGCAGGGGGGCTCGCACCCGGCTGGAGAGCAGCCTGCCGGGACGCGGCTGGCTCGGGTCACGCGGGTGCCCCGCGCCGTGCCCACCGCGCAGCCCGCGAGCTAACTCACCTGCGGAAAGGAGCCCTCGCGGCGCGGGCCCCGCGGGTAGTCCAAGTGACCCCGGTCGAGCATCAGGTAGAGCGAGAAGATCACCACGCAGAAGATCGCGCTGCCGAACACGGTGAACTGGCGGCTTAACTTCATTTTCCTCGACAGAGCCGGCGCCGGGACACCCGTTCCTCACTCACCCGGAGGCGGCTGCGGTGCGCTCGGGACTCCAGGAAGCGGCCCGTGCCAGGGGACTCGGGGCTCGGCACGCCCGCCGCTCCGCTCCGCTCCGCTCCTCGGCCTCGGCGCCCCGGGGCCGCCCGTAGCCCTGTCCTGGCGCGGTCCGGGCTGGTCcgtggcgggcgggcgggcgacgaggctctccccccacccccacccaaccCAGTCCCGGGGCAAACTTGAGCTCCACCTCTGCGCCCACCGCGGGCAGGGCGCGCGGGAGCGGGCGGAGGAGGGAAggggcgagcgagcgagcgagcgagctgCCCGGACTTCCTGCCACCGCCGCCCCGACCGAATCGGCAGGAAAAGTTTTCTCCGGCACGGCAGGCGTGTCCTCCTCACCCGGACAGAGAACGCGCGGGGCTCGGCGGCCGCGGGGCGCACGGCGCAGGAGCTGGACGGGGAGGAGCCGAGCGGGTCGGGGTGGAGGGGggccctcctccccgccccccagcaaACCCTACAACTTAGCGCCGGGACGACCGGGTTCCGCCCCCGCAGCGCCGCCCCCGAGCCCCGCCGGAGCCCCTTTTCCTGCCGCCGCCCGGGCCGGCTCGGGGGCTTCACCCTGGGCTGCCGGGGCGCACCGAAGCAGCAGGAGTTTCCCCGGGGTGCGCGTCGGCTCGCCGGCCTCTCCCGGTGCCCCGCCGCCCCTACCTTCCCCCTGCCCGGGCCCCGAGCCGCACGCGGAGGGCGCCAGGGgccggcggcggtggcggcggcggcggcaggaaGGGGAAGGCGAGCTTGGAGGAGAAGGACTGTCCTCCGAGAGAAGCTCGCGCCAGCTGCAGCGGCGAGCACCCCACCTCCTTCCCACCCCCCGAAAACGCGGAGATGGCGGCGGAAGCTGCTGAAGGAAGCAGCGCCGCTCGACGCTCCAGCGCCGCCCGCCACGAGCCCGAGAGAGCCAGGAGAAGGCGGCGGCGctgcgcggcgcggcgcggcgggcgCTGGGTCGATGGGCGCCCGCAGCCCCGGAGCTGGGCAGCCGGCTTGGCCCCGCCCCTCCCGACGCGCCGGGAGGAGGGGGCGGGGTCCCCAGCGTC is a window of Jaculus jaculus isolate mJacJac1 chromosome 13, mJacJac1.mat.Y.cur, whole genome shotgun sequence DNA encoding:
- the LOC123454064 gene encoding skin secretory protein xP2-like, encoding MCYVEALENEILEPALVEHHVAYEKSSSKKPEEGLLENKLCLLHTTSMILTSKHRSLLWSSYLPGAREGGRAGWGGGAARSDWTLGTPPPPPGASGGAGPSRLPSSGAAGAHRPSARRAAPRSAAAFSWLSRARGGRRWSVERRCFLQQLPPPSPRFRGVGRRWGARRCSWRELLSEDSPSPPSSPSPSCRRRRHRRRPLAPSACGSGPGQGEGRGGGAPGEAGEPTRTPGKLLLLRCAPAAQGEAPEPARAAAGKGAPAGLGGGAAGLLRRAPRGRRAPRVLCPGEEDTPAVPEKTFPADSVGAAVAGSPGSSLARSLAPSLLRPLPRALPAVGAEVELKFAPGLGWVGVGGEPRRPPARHGPARTAPGQGYGRPRGAEAEERSGAERRACRAPSPLARAASWSPERTAAASG